The Notolabrus celidotus isolate fNotCel1 chromosome 19, fNotCel1.pri, whole genome shotgun sequence DNA window CATACATCAGCAATAAAAAGTTatagctttaacattttattaatttaaatattatCTGATATAACTGATATATAAATACCTTCCTGATAGTTGATCCTCCCAGTGGAGCTGTTTGTTCTAAACTAAGATCTCTCCAGCCCCATATGCTGCTGTGTTGCTCCTCTAACAGATGGTTAATGTGTAATTCTCCCAGGATGTGAACTGTAGCTTAGTGACAGTCTGCTGAAATCtcatcacatttcatttttccaGGCTGATGAACAACAGCAGCTATTCTTTCACACCAGTGGTCAAAATCAGCTTCACAGAGCAGTGAGCAGGAAAACTGTTGCTCCAGTTAGCCTGGCTGCTAACTTGAGTGTAAACAGCTTTTAGATCAACGCGTCCAGAGCACAAAGCATGAatacaagtttgttttttatcaacaacattattttagacatgttttcattctgtACCTTTACAGACAGACTGATGCATgttcatatttaatttattggATTCATAATTTTAATTCACTGTGTTCCTGAGCAGCAGCCAATGAGATCCAAGCACTGCCAGACGTGTCAGCACTGTGTGCGGCGGTACGACCATCACTGCCCGTGGATCGAGAACTGCGTTGGCGAGAAGAACCATCGCTGGTTTGTTCTCTACCTGGCTGTTcagctgctggtgctgctgtggGGGCTGCACATCGCCTGGTGAGGAAAACATGATCACTGGATACTTTAGAAAAACTTGTTTACTCACTGATGAACTCTAATTCTGttttgataagataagatagtcctttactcgtcccacaacggggaaattcaagtgtcacagtagcaaagtagacagtgcaaaaaaaatataaagcaaacaagagcctataaagaaaaattattaaaaagttattagcaattaaaattaaaattaaagaggtaaaaaaatagcatatctacaacatatatatatatatattattggttatatagtttgaccactgcaggaagaaaagataTCAGTCACATGAAGATAATTTACCTGAACATATTGTGTATCTAGTTAAAatgagtagtattgaccaatcaggtgtcagcaggaaaaaacagtccgtatggagagcaaaagcaggcgtgtaatgacatcccggctcccatggtttttaatctgaggaggatttctttctctctataaacagatatctgcgtaaagagcagctaacaatctgttctaggtCAAAcgtttacactgagacacaaatctgcttgatgctgtgtcactaaagacaatcagtgtttagatttcctgacttcctggaacgcatcagaaatgatggatcccaccatcAGGGCGGGCAGAAGgtattctagaattctgacatcaaatggaacattccgtgaagaaggtcagatctgaaaaacatcagtgtctttaatcctctttcatagacctccgttaaacaaacaaacattgtaaaagtagttttcttctcctcttgaggacagacctgacaaagtttgacttttgacttttgactaatctgcatcatgatgttgctatttcagcaaacttaagacccgttaattacaagaacattacaagaacatcagtttctgtttcaggttcataccacttAAGGAAGCTatagtgaagcctctgtggaactgtttacagtgaaactgagactcaccacaaacccCTGTGTCTTCTTGTCTCCTCAGGACGGGGTTCAGCTTCGCGCCCACCTGGCAGCTGTGGCTGCGGACTAACGGCATGCTGCTGACGGTAGCCATCCTCGTGGCTCTGCTGTCGCTCatcgtgctgctgctgctcggctCTCACCTGTACCTGGTCTCGCTCAACACCACCACCTGGGAGTTCATGTCTCGCCACCGCATCTCCTACCTCAAACACTGCGGCGCCGACGAAAACCCCTTTGACCGCGGGACCTTGCACAACCTGTGGGGCTTCTTCTGCGTGTGGGGCACTGTGGTGTGGGAACAGGTGTACTTCAGGGAGGGCAGCGACCAGGTGtgaggacaaacacaaacacagcttcagCAGACTTAGACTGTGTTAAGCTTACGAGTATCTCTTCTGGATTCAAGGAGAACACACTCCTGTCCACAAAtctggagaaaaacaaaacgtGTGTGCGGTTTACCTCTCCAGAGACATGTGTGAATAACTCTACAACTTCTTCCTTCTTTTACAAGATCACCCTGATCCAGCCGAACCCTGAGGCACAGATATCCTTATTTAATACTTTATATATGTGCTTTTACATGCAGATAATCTCTGCAGGAGCTTTTCAATCAAATTGAACATGTAATAACTAAAATCTAACTACCTAATCATATTTTATTATACAGTTTTGTACAGTTGTTGAATCATTTTGACTGTACTTGTGCGAACAAATCATTTGGATGAAAAGGAGCTGTCGAATCTGAGAAGTCGAGGACCAAATCTGGACAGTGGCTGGATCCTTGACCGACAGGTCGTCTAAATATTAATGTAGAATTGCGCCTTCTTTTCATAAAAGTAGCTCCTCCCAAGttgcttctgattggttgacCTTATCCCCTCCCCAAAGAACTGTGACCCCCCCCAGAGAGAAGAGTGTCGTCAGCAAAACTGAGGCCCCAAAATACCCCTGACCCGACCTGCGACACCCTGATCAGGTTTCTGTTTGTGGTTCAAACTAACCGGTTAGTGATTTCTCTTTGATACGATGGacaaactgtttatttatttatgtttttcgTGTTATTTAACAGACTTATTGCACTCATAAGATTGCTCTTAGATGAGGGTGGAAGATGACATCCCTGCACTTGTGTATCGCTGTATTGTAACATAAAGTAGGACGGGTAAATGAAGCACAAATATCCAGCCTATGAAACCAGCAGAGACGTTAGAGGCTCAGTTAGAGGTACCCGGATATATTCGATCATAACGGACTGCCATGAAGCCAGAAAACGTCACTTTTAATCCCCTGAAGTTTTAAAAGACAAGACACCAGCACTCCAGCGTCTGATTTAACATATTTGTTTATAGACATGGACTGAAATCTAGCTGAATGTGAGAAAAACTGTGGGTTAAACATTTCcctgactgctgctgctcacaggATGAGGAACCAGCCCTTCTGATTTGAGATTACACTCAAACATACTCCTAAAATATTCTACCGTCACTTTAAGACGTGCAGAAGGACTTGTAAGTTGCAAAATGTGTTACTTTGAGACATTTATCTCTCAGAgtaatgttatttttctgtGGCTCAGATTTCCAGAGCTGAATTTTGTCCCGAGGCGGCCCCTGATTGTTTACAACCATCGAAGTATAACAAATCCCTGAGACACACAATCACCCGCTCTGTCTCCAGGCTCTTCTCTGTCCCACTTTAAGGCTCTGAGTGAAGCCGGTCATTAAAACGCTCGACTCCATTCGACCCTCATTCCTGCGTCCTCCGCTGAATCATTCATGTGGGTGGTAATTATGTGTGAAACTCCTCCTGCAAGACTTCTGCTCTTACACATGCTGAGTGACTGTTACTTTAAGAGGTGCTGCAGTGTTTCAAACCTGGGACCttgtttatctgtgtttttttgtccctGACAAGCCCAGGTTATTCTCCTAAgagtctgacaacattacagaagacaggctcaggttgttcTCCTAAGAGTCTGataacattacagaaaggatcctgtagagagagagctttatgaggaagaggaagaggaatttAACCACACACAGACGTGACATCACTTTCTTTAAAGCCACCAGACCTCATTCATAAAAACTCAGATTTTACCACAAATACACAGCAGTTCCTGGTCGATCACTTCCTCATTTCCTCAAGTTTATTTGTGCTTTTGTGAGACTCTCGATTGTTCAAAAGGCGAGAACTCATCCAACTAAATGTTTTTGtaacaaacaataacacagaCAACAAGACCAACTGAGGGAGCGGTAAACAAGCAACTTCCATGGAGTTTGGTGGCTTGGAATACGATCATTTAATGTCGGATTCAGGCTAAAAaaatcctcttcctcttcctcatagAGCTCTCTCTGTATGGATCCTTTAACACAGAATAacaggagttgctggtctacccTCGCCTTGATCAGAGAGGTTTTTGGGTTCATTTAGGTTGCGCAATTATTTTAATCAGGGCAGACTTCATGATGAGGGAACAATTATTTGTTTTACATGTTTAGAGAACGAGAAATGGGAAGCATCGACAGGGATTAGACTTCATCATGTTGTCCTCATGTACTCAAAGAGGTAGTGAGGCTGAGAGCAGGaaaggaccccccccccccccccccccccccccccccttaggAGTCTAGACTAGGATGCAGGGTGAGCTAAGGAGCTGAGGAGTTGGACACAGATGAGATGGATTGTTGCTGACTAGGATGGAGGAGGGTTGCAGTGCTTGGACTGAAACGTCGACTGAAAGCAGAACAGAGATCAGATTGAAAtttttggcagcagcaggatgattggtCTACTCGTAGCACGGCGCAGTTTGTctgtatgttgatctagtaaatggagataaagtcgaccagagcaatgaggaaccagcacaggcatgaggacgctaaCCTGCAGGTTGTAGACACACTGGAAACCAATTTGACATACTTTACTCACAGACTCTCAGATCCTTTATTAAACCGTGTTGAATGAAACGTGCTCAGATGTGTTTTCGTACCAGTTCAGACCCCGTAAAGGTCCTGGTTTTAGAGACCCTGTGGTTCCTCTTTAATTCTGCGTTTATGAAGTTCTGCTTCGTCAGCCTCGTCTTTGTTTATTCTTCCGTTTGACCCTCACTCCCGCGTCCTCCTCTGAATTATTAATGCTGTCGTGTCATTATGCTGAACACTCTCAGTGAGCCCGAGTATCAGACTGTTAATGAACCTTGAAGTTTACTTTGAATACAAACATGATGTTTGAACTTTAAAGGACGTGTTTGAGGTGCAGAAACTGATCTTAGTGAACAACTcttactgatttatttttgttctgtgtgatacttctctgtatttaaagattttaaaggaTGAACATCTTTGATCTGAACGCCGATTATGAGTTGAAGTGAGTGAAACTTATAATCCTGTTCTTGATATTTaaatgtgcacatgttttatcGTTGGAGCATTTAATCTGACTGATGTACAGGATGTTTTGACTTTATCAGCATTTAAAGCTATTTCATATCTTTGTAAATATCAGGCAGAACTCTGAGTGCAATACATTGTTTCCTTTTAACCTTCTCGTGCAATAGTAACCCAGCAATAACCGTGGTGTTGATTCTCCTGTACAGTGAGCGCTCATGTTGTGAACTTCTGATCATATGCaatgtttttttacttctttgaaACGACGCGTCAATAAACACAGATCATTAAACGTCTCGGCTCTTTAAAGGTCCAGCAGATATTTAAATTTATTCATTCATACTTCTCCTTCATGTCGGTTACACTTCACACACAGGCTGGTTTGTTCTATATGATAGTGTTAAAAGTCATCAGGaaacatacaaaaagaaaacattcaacaCTCGTCAAATATATTTACACTTTGGATCGAGAGGGCGATGCAGAGAAATATCAAACATATCAAACAGACTTATTattgcacagagagagagacggttcatttaaaacatttgatcTTAAACTTAAGGATGTTTTGAGTttgtttcctcctgcagcagagaaacaggCTGTACAGTCTGCAACATAATCCTCGATGGATCAAAGTGAGTTCACTAACAGTTCTTACTTTTGATCCTGATAGGCTCAAGTTGTTATTCtaagagtctgcagagagagagagagagtgttatGAAGAAGAGGATGACGTTAGGTATTGAAGCCTACAAACTCCACGGAAGTTGCTTGTTTACCACTCCCTCGATTAGGGAGTTTTTATGAGTTACTGTTCGTTACAAAAACATCTAGTTGGATCAGTTCTCCCGTTTGAAACCGAGTctcacaataacacaaacaaacttgaacAAATGAGGAAGTGGTCGACCAGGAGGTCGTGTTGTTTGCGgtcaaatctgtttttttgtctttaaagagAGAGATGCATCGTTTGTGTGTGGTTATAAATCATCTTTCTCTTCCtcataaagctctctctctgcagggatcctttctgtaatgttagaataacaacctgagccGGTCAGGGACAAAAAGGAGACCTGttagtggactcactttgatccatcaagGATTAAGTTGCagacattacagcctgtttcacggCTCCAGGAGGAACGAGTCATCTAGACCACAAAATGTGGAAACTGTGGGCCAAGTTTAAAATCATCTGATTCTAGTTTAATGTTtgaaaagagacaaaatgttaaaaatattaaatgctTGTTGAGTTCAAAGTGCAGGATCAGGTGTTTGGTGTAAACGGATAAACGACGTGGAAATATTGAGCTGCACGGACATGAAAAAGGCAGGACTGGTGTTTCTCTTTGGTCGAATCACTTTACGGCAGACTAAAGTGacgtgatgatgatgatgatgatggtgatggtgatgatgatgaggcaGCAGCAGTGAGCGGTGAACACTTTGGTCATCTCATGTAAGAAAAGTCAAAGTCAGCAAAgatctcctgctgctcctcggTGAGGACACAGGTGGTCCGAGGGAGCGTGAGGACCGGTTTGAGGCGGGTGAATTCCTCGTCAAAGTTGCTGACGTCCTTCGGCGCTCGGATGACCGGGAGGAACGGAGGTTTCAGCTTCTTCGACAGGAGAGCGCTCCAGTCCATCGTCTGTTAGAGGAGAGTAAAAACAGGTGGAGATGTTAATGCAATCATCACACATCAACCTTCCTGATCAGTTGTCATTGTGAGTCAGTTTGCAGGATGTGAGTCCttgttgttgctgcagcagAGGAACGATTCATCTCTCTGACAGCACACCGTcttttctgcagcagctgcacagGTTTTTATTTCTACTTGGAGAACACGATGGAGGAAACATCATAACCTGAAACGATGACTGTGTGAGGCGGTTAAAAAAACTGACCTGGAAGAATTTGTGTTTCTTGATCTGAGCAGCGTCTTCCTCTCCGGCTCCGAGTCTCATCTCAGGAttcttctgcagcagctgaaacaCGGAGAGCAAATGAAGCAGTCAggaaaacatcaaacacatgTTAGATTATTTAGAGCTCTGAAATTAAATCCACATGACTCAGATTAGAGGTTAATTCAGTCAAGGGAAGCAAACCTTCTGGATGAGCGACACAGACTCAGGGGAAAGGAAACGAGGGTATCGCACGTCATCGTTGACGATGCTGTCGAACACTTCCTCCTCATCGTCACCTGGGAACGGAGactgagagagaagcagagggaaACACATGATGAATACTCTTTATGTTTAATAAAACCTGATCTCCTGTGTGACCTTAAACTTTTGGAAGATGTGGCTCAGAAGAACTCCTGACAGCTGGATTGATTTTCTAGTAGCATCTAAGCTTACTCTACAAGCCACCCTGAAGTTATTTGATTGATAAGTCAGCATTTCATAAGTCCAGATAGAACCCTGATTTGTaatatacattattattattttgttcttttattcatttttttttaagcgtATTGTACCTATTTCTATTACTGttgtattacttttatttttattttgaagattcatttttttatgtatttatt harbors:
- the zdhhc12b gene encoding probable palmitoyltransferase ZDHHC12, which encodes MFKNVFGSGFLVRTAHVILTWVITLILFLHDTELRKQEETGQLVQPVLFVLLVLVSVLLYFAVSLMDPGFILSDDSDLQFTLGVTEEQQDMIPPTTKSLRQRRCGHCLLQQPMRSKHCQTCQHCVRRYDHHCPWIENCVGEKNHRWFVLYLAVQLLVLLWGLHIAWTGFSFAPTWQLWLRTNGMLLTVAILVALLSLIVLLLLGSHLYLVSLNTTTWEFMSRHRISYLKHCGADENPFDRGTLHNLWGFFCVWGTVVWEQVYFREGSDQV